A portion of the Scylla paramamosain isolate STU-SP2022 chromosome 2, ASM3559412v1, whole genome shotgun sequence genome contains these proteins:
- the LOC135108974 gene encoding uncharacterized protein LOC135108974, producing the protein MAGTGETHLKLSVLQRSTVVQDGTPSVYAIPMEQTARDEDGHFVKLEYGRSIQSNANKVIMMVGETGSGKTTLINGLVNYVLGVDWDDKFRFKMIVEDSNANQAVSQTKDVTSYTLHHQDGFRTPYSLTIIDTPGFGDTKGINRDKEIVEQLRKFFTTPGDAGISHIDAIGFVVQASQARLSVGQKYVFDSILALFGKDISDNIFLLVTFADGQEPEVLSAVREAEIPYKEYFQFNNSALYTQTGKNQRFASLFWEMGCESFQIFLEKLLHVESKSLVLTKDVLRERKSIEVYIEGIEKEIRVGLSKLNTLEKEKKLLKEHEFEIEKNKNYTVEVEEDVYEKKPSNSFLFPGMRNCLKCERTCCQNCVAHTLGLGDLGCYAMSNSAAHSLGSGFGAIFGFPPTSMNKSSMCLVCPSHCPAAEHQICDYMFYVTRKKSVKTVDEIRERYEKARGKKLTAQNLIDEIQAEYEEGQEKILQMADCVRKSLERLREIALRPDPLSTVEYIDMMIKNEERTAKAGWQERVSQLNQIRQMAEQVKDIETGNFNPNQKCEAMDDEQ; encoded by the coding sequence ATGGCGGGAACTGGAGAGACGCACCTCAAACTGTCCGTTCTTCAACGCTCCACCGTTGTCCAAGATGGAACTCCAAGTGTCTATGCTATTCCAATGGAGCAGACGGCGCGGGATGAAGACGGGCACTTTGTAAAGCTAGAGTACGGACGTAGCATTCAGAGCAATGCAAACAAAGTTATCATGATGGTGGGGGAAACAGGTTCTGGAAAGACAACACTCATCAATGGGCTGGTTAACTACGTCCTTGGAGTTGACTGGGATGACAAATTCCGCTTCAAAATGATTGTGGAGGACAGTAACGCCAACCAGGCAGTGAGCCAGACAAAGGATGTTACTTCCTACACTCTACATCACCAGGACGGTTTCCGAACGCCTTATTCTCTCACCATCATCGACACTCCAGGTTTCGGCGACACTAAGGGCATTAACCGCGACAAAGAAATAGTGGAGCAACTTCGCAAGTTTTTCACCACCCCAGGAGATGCTGGCATCAGCCACATCGATGCTATTGGCTTTGTGGTTCAGGCTTCCCAGGCAAGACTCTCTGTAGGGCAAAAATACGTCTTTGACAGTATCCTTGCACTGTTTGGCAAAGACATAAGTGacaatattttcctccttgttacTTTTGCTGACGGACAGGAGCCCGAGGTGCTAAGTGCTGTGAGAGAAGCTGAAATACCATACAAGGAATACTTCCAGTTCAATAATTCTGCTCTTTACACCCAGACGGGTAAAAACCAGAGATTTGCCTCTCTTTTCTGGGAAATGGGATGTGAAAGTTTCCAGATCTTCCTGGAGAAACTCCTCCATGTCGAAAGCAAGAGCCTCGTTCTTACTAAAGATGTCCTTCGTGAGCGCAAAAGCATTGAAGTATACATTGAAGGCATAGAAAAGGAAATCAGAGTAGGCCTAAGTAAACTGAATACcctagaaaaggagaagaaattgttaaaagaacatgaatttgaaatagaaaaaaacaaaaattacacaGTAGAAGTTGAGGaagatgtctatgaaaagaaacCTAGtaattcgtttctttttccaggAATGCGTAACTGTTTGAAATGTGAGCGCACTTGTTGCCAAAACTGCGTGGCTCACACTCTTGGTCTTGGTGACTTAGGGTGCTATGCTATGAGTAATTCAGCGGCTCACTCTCTTGGGTCGGGATTTGGAGCAATCTTTGGATTTCCTCCTACGAGTATGAACAAGTCATCGATGTGTTTGGTCTGCCCTTCACATTGCCCTGCTGCAGAACATCAAATATGTGACTACATGTTCTATGTCACAAGGAAGAAATCTGTAAAGACGGTGGATGAAATTCGTGAACGATACGAAAAGGCAAGAGGGAAGAAACTGACCGCGCAGAATCTGATTGACGAGATTCAGGCGGAATATGAAGAGGGACAGGAAAAGATACTGCAAATGGCTGACTGTGTGCGGAAGTCCCTTGAGAGACTAAGGGAAATAGCTCTGAGACCAGATCCACTGAGCACTGTCGAATACATCGACATGATgataaagaatgaggaaagaacaGCAAAGGCGGGATGGCAAGAAAGGGTTAGTCAGCTTAACCAAATAAGACAAATGGCGGAGCAAGTAAAGGATATTGAAACAGGAAATTTTAATCCAAATCAGAAATGCGAGGCTATGGATGACGAGCAGTAA
- the LOC135106383 gene encoding uncharacterized protein LOC135106383: MQQSVVSQTSTAPRQLVKMAGTGETHLKLSVLQRSTVVQDGTPSVYAIPMEQTARDEDGHFVKLEYGRSIQSNANKVIMMVGETGSGKTTLINGLVNYVLGVDWDDKFRFKMIVEDSNANQAVSQTKDVTSYTLHHQDGFRTPYSLTIIDTPGFGDTKGINRDKEIVEQLRKFFTTPGDAGISHIDAIGFVVQASQARLSVGQKYVFDSILALFGKDISDNIFLLVTFADGQEPEVLSAVREAEIPYKEYFQFNNSALYTQTGKNQRFASLFWEMGCESFQIFLEKLLHVESKSLVLTKDVLRERKSIEVYIEGIEKEIRVGLSKLNTLEKEKKLLKEHEFEIEKNKNYTVEVEEDVYEKKPSNSFLFPGMRNCLKCERTCCQNCVAHTLGLGDLGCYAMSNSAAHSLGSGFGAIFGFPPTSMNKSSMCLVCPSHCPAAEHQICDYMFYVTRKKSVKTVDEIRERYEKARGKKLTAQNLIDEIQAEYEEGQEKILQMADCVRKSLERLREIALRPDPLSTVEYIDMMIKNEERTAKAGWQERVSQLNQIRQMAEQVKDIETGNFNPNQKCEAMDDEQSRSIQSTQQSVVSQTSTAPRQLVKMAGTGETHLKLSVLQRSTVVQDGTPSVYAIPMEQTARDEDGHFVKLEYGRSIQSNANKVIMMVGETGSGKTTLINGLVNYVLGVDWDDKFRFKMIVEDSNANQAVSQTKDVTSYTLHHQDGFRTPYSLTIIDTPGFGDTKGINRDKEIVEQLRKFFTTPGDAGISHIDAIGFVVQASQARLSVGQKYVFDSILALFGKDISDNIFLLVTFADGQEPEVLSAVREAEIPYKEYFQFNNSALYTQTGKNQRFASLFWEMGCESFQIFLEKLLHVESKSLVLTKDVLRERKSIEVYIEGIEKEIRVGLSKLNTLEKEKKLLKEHEFEIEKNKNYTVEVEEDVYEKKPSNSFLFPGMRNCLKCERTCCQNCVAHTLGLGDLGCYAMSNSAAHSLGSGFGAIFGFPPTSMNKSSMCLVCPSHCPAAEHQICDYMFYVTRKKSVKTVDEIRERYEKARGKKLTAQNLIDEIQAEYEEGQEKILQMADCVRKSLERLREIALRPDPLSTVEYIDMMIKNEERTAKAGWQERVSQLNQIRQMAEQVKDIETGNFNPNQKCEAMDDEQ, encoded by the exons ATGCAGCAGTCAGTCGTATCACAGACGTCAACTGCACCAAGGCAGCTTGTGAAGATGGCGGGAACTGGAGAGACGCACCTCAAACTGTCCGTTCTTCAACGCTCCACCGTTGTCCAAGATGGAACTCCAAGTGTCTATGCTATTCCAATGGAGCAGACGGCGCGGGATGAAGACGGGCACTTTGTAAAGCTAGAGTACGGACGTAGCATTCAGAGCAATGCAAACAAAGTTATCATGATGGTGGGGGAAACAGGTTCTGGAAAGACAACACTCATCAATGGGCTGGTTAACTACGTCCTTGGAGTTGACTGGGATGACAAATTCCGCTTCAAAATGATTGTGGAGGACAGTAACGCCAACCAGGCAGTGAGCCAGACAAAGGATGTTACTTCCTACACTCTACATCACCAGGACGGTTTCCGAACGCCTTATTCTCTCACCATCATCGACACTCCAGGTTTCGGCGACACTAAGGGCATTAACCGCGACAAAGAAATAGTGGAGCAACTTCGCAAGTTTTTCACCACCCCAGGAGATGCTGGCATCAGCCACATCGATGCTATTGGCTTTGTGGTTCAGGCTTCCCAGGCAAGACTCTCTGTAGGGCAAAAATACGTCTTTGACAGTATCCTTGCACTGTTTGGCAAAGACATAAGTGacaatattttcctccttgttacTTTTGCTGACGGACAGGAGCCCGAGGTGCTAAGTGCTGTGAGAGAAGCTGAAATACCATACAAGGAATACTTCCAGTTCAATAATTCTGCTCTTTACACCCAGACGGGTAAAAACCAGAGATTTGCCTCTCTTTTCTGGGAAATGGGATGTGAAAGTTTCCAGATCTTCCTGGAGAAACTCCTCCATGTCGAAAGCAAGAGCCTCGTTCTTACTAAAGATGTCCTTCGTGAGCGCAAAAGCATTGAAGTATACATTGAAGGCATAGAAAAGGAAATCAGAGTAGGCCTAAGTAAACTGAATACcctagaaaaggagaagaaattgttaaaagaacatgaatttgaaatagaaaaaaacaaaaattacacaGTAGAAGTTGAGGaagatgtctatgaaaagaaacCTAGtaattcgtttctttttccaggAATGCGTAACTGTTTGAAATGTGAGCGCACTTGTTGCCAAAACTGCGTGGCTCACACTCTTGGTCTTGGTGACTTAGGGTGCTATGCTATGAGTAATTCAGCGGCTCACTCTCTTGGGTCGGGATTTGGAGCAATCTTTGGATTTCCTCCTACGAGTATGAACAAGTCATCGATGTGTTTGGTCTGCCCTTCACATTGCCCTGCTGCAGAACATCAAATATGTGACTACATGTTCTATGTCACAAGGAAGAAATCTGTAAAGACGGTGGATGAAATTCGTGAACGATACGAAAAGGCAAGAGGGAAGAAACTGACCGCGCAGAATCTGATTGACGAGATTCAGGCGGAATATGAAGAGGGACAGGAAAAGATACTGCAAATGGCTGACTGTGTGCGGAAGTCCCTTGAGAGACTAAGGGAAATAGCTCTGAGACCAGATCCACTGAGCACTGTCGAATACATCGACATGATgataaagaatgaggaaagaacaGCAAAGGCGGGATGGCAAGAAAGGGTTAGTCAGCTTAACCAAATAAGACAAATGGCGGAGCAAGTAAAGGATATTGAAACAGGAAATTTTAATCCAAATCAGAAATGCGAGGCTATGGATGACGAGCAGT CAAG ATCCATCCAGTCTACGCAGCAGTCAGTCGTATCACAGACGTCAACTGCACCAAGGCAGCTTGTGAAGATGGCGGGAACTGGAGAGACGCACCTCAAACTGTCCGTTCTTCAACGCTCCACCGTTGTCCAAGATGGAACTCCAAGTGTCTATGCTATTCCAATGGAGCAGACGGCGCGGGATGAAGACGGGCACTTTGTAAAGCTAGAGTACGGACGTAGCATTCAGAGCAATGCAAACAAAGTTATCATGATGGTGGGGGAAACAGGTTCTGGAAAGACAACACTCATCAATGGGCTGGTTAACTACGTCCTTGGAGTTGACTGGGATGACAAATTCCGCTTCAAAATGATTGTGGAGGACAGTAACGCCAACCAGGCAGTGAGCCAGACAAAGGATGTTACTTCCTACACTCTACATCACCAGGACGGTTTCCGAACGCCTTATTCTCTCACCATCATCGACACTCCAGGTTTCGGCGACACTAAGGGCATTAACCGCGACAAAGAAATAGTGGAGCAACTTCGCAAGTTTTTCACCACCCCAGGAGATGCTGGCATCAGCCACATCGATGCTATTGGCTTTGTGGTTCAGGCTTCCCAGGCAAGACTCTCTGTAGGGCAAAAATACGTCTTTGACAGTATCCTTGCACTGTTTGGCAAAGACATAAGTGacaatattttcctccttgttacTTTTGCTGACGGACAGGAGCCCGAGGTGCTAAGTGCTGTGAGAGAAGCTGAAATACCATACAAGGAATACTTCCAGTTCAATAATTCTGCTCTTTACACCCAGACGGGTAAAAACCAGAGATTTGCCTCTCTTTTCTGGGAAATGGGATGTGAAAGTTTCCAGATCTTCCTGGAGAAACTCCTCCATGTCGAAAGCAAGAGCCTCGTTCTTACTAAAGATGTCCTTCGTGAGCGCAAAAGCATTGAAGTATACATTGAAGGCATAGAAAAGGAAATCAGAGTAGGCCTAAGTAAACTGAATACcctagaaaaggagaagaaattgttaaaagaacatgaatttgaaatagaaaaaaacaaaaattacacaGTAGAAGTTGAGGaagatgtctatgaaaagaaacCTAGtaattcgtttctttttccaggAATGCGTAACTGTTTGAAATGTGAGCGCACTTGTTGCCAAAACTGCGTGGCTCACACTCTTGGTCTTGGTGACTTAGGGTGCTATGCTATGAGTAATTCAGCGGCTCACTCTCTTGGGTCGGGATTTGGAGCAATCTTTGGATTTCCTCCTACGAGTATGAACAAGTCATCGATGTGTTTGGTCTGCCCTTCACATTGCCCTGCTGCAGAACATCAAATATGTGACTACATGTTCTATGTCACAAGGAAGAAATCTGTAAAGACGGTGGATGAAATTCGTGAACGATACGAAAAGGCAAGAGGGAAGAAACTGACCGCGCAGAATCTGATTGACGAGATTCAGGCGGAATATGAAGAGGGACAGGAAAAGATACTGCAAATGGCTGACTGTGTGCGGAAGTCCCTTGAGAGACTAAGGGAAATAGCTCTGAGACCAGATCCACTGAGCACTGTCGAATACATCGACATGATgataaagaatgaggaaagaacaGCAAAGGCGGGATGGCAAGAAAGGGTTAGTCAGCTTAACCAAATAAGACAAATGGCGGAGCAAGTAAAGGATATTGAAACAGGAAATTTTAATCCAAATCAGAAATGCGAGGCTATGGATGACGAGCAGTAA